The Crocosphaera subtropica ATCC 51142 genome includes a window with the following:
- a CDS encoding BrnA antitoxin family protein yields the protein MNNKPKIIDPIPEEFSSYEAAAEFWDTHDTTDYLDDFETVQLEAELQQRHFEVEIDEDIMEVLSQQAQKKGVAISQLVNDVLREKLEQAA from the coding sequence ATGAACAACAAACCTAAAATTATTGATCCCATCCCTGAAGAATTTTCTAGTTACGAAGCAGCAGCAGAATTTTGGGATACTCATGATACAACTGACTATTTAGATGACTTTGAAACTGTACAATTAGAAGCAGAGTTACAACAGCGACATTTTGAAGTTGAAATTGATGAAGATATTATGGAAGTTTTATCTCAACAAGCTCAAAAAAAAGGTGTTGCTATTAGTCAATTAGTAAATGATGTATTGAGAGAAAAACTAGAACAAGCAGCTTAA